The Primulina huaijiensis isolate GDHJ02 chromosome 12, ASM1229523v2, whole genome shotgun sequence genome has a window encoding:
- the LOC140990550 gene encoding ubiquitin-conjugating enzyme E2 7-like: MASPSQASLLLQKQLKDLCKHPVDGFSAGLLDEANLFEWSVTIIGPPDTLYEGGFFNAIMSFPPNYPNSPPTVKFTSEIWHPNVYTDGKVCISILHPPGDDPNGYELASERWSPVHTVESIVLSIISMLSSPNDESPANVEAAKEWRDHRDDFKKKVSRCVRRSQEIM; encoded by the exons ATGGCTTCACCCTCTCAAGCTAGCCTTcttcttcaaaaacaacttaaag ATCTGTGCAAACACCCCGTTGATGGATTTTCGGCCGGTCTCCTGGATGAAGCTAACTTGTTTGAATGGAGTGTGACCATAATTGGCCCACCTGACACGTTATA CGAAGGGGGTTTTTTCAATGCCATCATGAGTTTCCCACCAAATTACCCAAACAGTCCTCCAACAGTGAAATTTACCTCAGAGATATGGCATCCCAATG TTTATACTGACGGGAAGGTCTGCATTTCAATTCTTCATCCCCCAGGAGATGATCCAAATGGCTATGAGCTTGCCAGTGAGCGTTGGTCACCTGTGCACACG GTGGAGAGTATAGTTCTAAGCATCATTTCAATGCTTTCAAGTCCGAATGATGAATCTCCTGCTAACGTCGAAGCTGCT AAGGAATGGAGAGATCATAGGGACGACTTTAAGAAGAAAGTTAGTCGTTGCGTTAGACGATCACAAGAGATTATGTAA